One stretch of Cohnella algarum DNA includes these proteins:
- a CDS encoding transposase, translating to MGGQRVHYNEEFKQRTVRYIQEQTKTVVQIAQELDIPEKTLYGWVAKYRQFEVEPVNSADRIRELEWLLREKDKQVADLEQELEIIKKAVHIFSSPRK from the coding sequence ATGGGTGGACAACGGGTGCATTACAACGAGGAGTTCAAACAAAGAACGGTAAGGTACATCCAGGAACAAACGAAGACGGTCGTACAGATTGCGCAGGAATTGGATATTCCGGAAAAGACGTTATACGGGTGGGTAGCAAAGTATCGTCAGTTTGAGGTCGAGCCCGTTAACAGCGCAGATCGGATTCGTGAGCTGGAATGGCTTCTCCGCGAGAAAGACAAGCAGGTTGCAGACCTCGAACAGGAGCTTGAAATCATAAAAAAAGCAGTGCACATCTTCAGCAGCCCAAGAAAGTAA
- a CDS encoding IS3 family transposase yields the protein MEDHRSDFPVEKMCAVLGVSRSGYYNWKDAQPSNQALLKEKVMERITYHFYDNKERYGSPKITHLLHEEGFQITERTVSNYMRELNLRSCVSRKFKVVTTDSNHNNPVAPNTLNQAFATEKPNQVWVADITYIPCNEGRLYLASLLDLCTREVVGWRLGDRMTVDLVLGALDDAYEAKKPPEGLLHHSDRGSQYTSEDYRKQLETYKMEASMSRKGNCYDNACIESFHSILKKELIYCTKFKTKKQAYDEIYEYIMLFYNRKRIHGALGYLSPVRFAANFAS from the coding sequence ATTGAAGATCATCGCTCCGACTTTCCTGTGGAGAAGATGTGCGCGGTACTCGGTGTTTCTCGGAGCGGTTATTACAACTGGAAGGATGCGCAGCCAAGCAACCAAGCCCTTCTGAAGGAGAAGGTGATGGAGCGCATCACGTATCATTTCTACGACAACAAAGAACGGTACGGGAGCCCGAAGATCACGCACTTGTTGCATGAAGAGGGCTTTCAAATAACCGAGCGAACGGTAAGCAACTACATGCGGGAGTTAAACCTGCGTTCCTGCGTATCTCGTAAATTCAAGGTCGTTACCACCGACTCCAATCACAACAATCCCGTCGCCCCGAACACGCTAAATCAAGCGTTTGCAACGGAGAAGCCGAATCAAGTATGGGTTGCAGATATTACGTACATTCCTTGTAACGAAGGCCGCTTGTACCTCGCGAGCCTGCTAGACCTATGCACACGTGAGGTCGTTGGATGGCGTCTGGGAGACCGCATGACCGTCGATCTGGTCCTGGGCGCGCTAGATGACGCCTACGAAGCGAAAAAGCCGCCGGAAGGCCTTCTGCACCACAGCGATCGTGGTTCCCAATACACGTCAGAAGATTACCGTAAGCAACTTGAAACCTACAAAATGGAAGCCAGCATGAGCCGAAAAGGAAACTGCTATGACAATGCGTGCATCGAGTCCTTCCACAGCATTCTGAAGAAGGAGCTCATTTACTGCACCAAGTTTAAAACGAAAAAGCAGGCGTACGACGAGATCTACGAGTACATCATGCTGTTCTACAACCGCAAACGAATCCATGGTGCACTTGGCTATCTGTCGCCGGTTCGTTTTGCTGCCAACTTTGCTTCTTAA
- a CDS encoding IS110 family transposase: MDAVRQICAGLDVHQETVVACVLSGSLEHKPKSEIRTFGTTTRELLELQDWLEERECREVAMESTGVLWKPIWNVLESTCELTLANARQIQKMPGRKTDVQDAQWIAQLHRCGLVQPSMVAPQEIRELRDLTRYRRKLVQQTTSEKNRVHKILQDANIKLTTFMSDLFGVSGRALLDRLVDGEVLEEAEVRQLVKSQLKKKVKPLMDALNGKLLKHHREMIKYHLEHLKFLEDQIGRLEEKVQALIQPYEEEVKLLDTIPGMDRTAAITLLAEITPNAAKHFSSDAKLASWVGVAPGNNESAGVKKKVKARKGNKHAKGILCQAAWANARSSNPNWRLFQEGKKAPR, encoded by the coding sequence ATGGATGCTGTACGTCAAATTTGTGCTGGTCTGGATGTCCATCAGGAAACCGTAGTTGCATGCGTCTTGTCGGGTTCGTTGGAGCACAAACCCAAGTCCGAAATCCGCACGTTCGGTACCACTACCCGCGAATTGCTGGAGTTGCAGGATTGGCTCGAGGAGCGCGAGTGCCGAGAGGTAGCGATGGAGAGCACCGGTGTGCTGTGGAAGCCAATATGGAACGTCCTGGAGTCCACCTGTGAATTGACTCTCGCCAATGCACGGCAGATTCAAAAGATGCCGGGACGTAAAACCGACGTTCAAGACGCACAGTGGATCGCCCAGTTGCACCGCTGCGGGTTGGTACAACCCAGCATGGTCGCCCCACAAGAAATCCGTGAGCTTCGGGACTTGACGCGGTATCGTCGCAAACTGGTGCAGCAAACGACCTCCGAGAAGAACCGTGTTCACAAAATCTTGCAGGATGCCAACATCAAGCTCACCACCTTTATGTCCGATTTGTTTGGCGTCTCCGGCCGGGCTTTATTAGACCGACTTGTCGACGGCGAGGTATTGGAGGAGGCGGAAGTTCGCCAGCTCGTCAAATCCCAGTTGAAGAAGAAAGTCAAACCACTCATGGACGCACTGAATGGTAAACTGCTGAAACATCATCGCGAAATGATCAAGTACCACCTGGAGCACCTGAAGTTTCTCGAGGATCAAATTGGGCGGTTAGAAGAGAAAGTTCAAGCGCTGATCCAACCATACGAAGAAGAGGTGAAATTGCTAGATACGATTCCCGGCATGGATCGCACAGCGGCAATCACGCTGCTGGCTGAAATTACGCCTAATGCGGCTAAGCATTTCTCGTCAGATGCCAAGCTGGCCTCTTGGGTCGGTGTAGCCCCTGGGAACAACGAAAGTGCAGGCGTGAAAAAAAAAGTTAAAGCCCGTAAAGGGAACAAACATGCAAAAGGGATCTTATGCCAAGCGGCATGGGCAAACGCTAGAAGCAGTAACCCGAATTGGCGACTATTTCAGGAGGGTAAGAAAGCGCCGAGGTGA
- a CDS encoding glycoside hydrolase family 130 protein, with the protein MAILRCDRNPVVKPSDVPPSRPDFQVVGAFNAGVASHGGETILLLRVAEAPISGGQNGEVLVPLLNERGDDIAIERFDAGDTRYDFSDSRVVFENGIVAALTSLSHFRVARSKDGVHFTVDREPALFPRFPSEAWGIEDPRITQIGDVYYIAYSSVSPRGVAVGLAETRDFRAFKRRGLMLPPENKDVALFPEKINGKYVALHRPVPRSFGAPEMWIAESPDLAHWGNHRFLMGLSDNGWDSARMGGGAVPIRTERGWLVLYHGASADYRYCMGAALLDLEDPGVVLARSNRPFLEPEADYEVDGFFGGVVFSCGALTVGDTVRMYYGAADEAMAMADIPLKDIFDTLD; encoded by the coding sequence GTGGCTATCCTACGCTGCGACCGCAACCCCGTCGTCAAACCATCCGACGTCCCGCCATCCAGGCCCGACTTCCAGGTCGTGGGCGCGTTTAATGCTGGCGTCGCCTCGCATGGCGGCGAAACGATTTTGCTGCTTCGCGTAGCGGAAGCCCCGATCTCCGGCGGCCAAAACGGCGAAGTGCTCGTTCCGCTGCTGAACGAGCGGGGCGACGATATCGCGATCGAGCGCTTTGACGCCGGCGACACCCGCTACGACTTCTCCGACTCCCGCGTCGTCTTCGAAAACGGCATCGTCGCCGCGCTCACCTCGCTCTCCCATTTTCGCGTCGCGCGCAGCAAGGACGGCGTTCATTTTACCGTGGACCGCGAACCCGCGCTGTTTCCCCGCTTCCCGTCCGAAGCCTGGGGAATCGAGGACCCGCGCATCACGCAAATCGGCGACGTCTATTACATCGCCTACAGCTCGGTATCGCCGCGCGGCGTCGCGGTCGGTCTGGCGGAAACGCGGGATTTCCGCGCGTTCAAGCGGCGCGGGCTGATGCTGCCGCCCGAAAACAAGGACGTCGCGTTGTTCCCGGAAAAAATAAACGGAAAATACGTCGCGCTGCACCGTCCCGTTCCCCGTTCGTTCGGAGCGCCCGAAATGTGGATCGCCGAATCGCCGGATCTGGCGCATTGGGGAAATCACCGCTTTTTGATGGGACTTAGCGATAACGGCTGGGATTCGGCCCGTATGGGCGGCGGCGCGGTTCCGATCCGCACGGAACGCGGCTGGCTCGTTTTATATCACGGAGCCAGCGCCGATTATCGCTATTGCATGGGCGCCGCCCTGCTCGACCTGGAAGACCCGGGCGTCGTGCTCGCCCGTTCGAACCGTCCCTTCCTTGAGCCGGAAGCCGATTACGAGGTCGACGGCTTTTTCGGCGGCGTCGTGTTTTCGTGCGGAGCCTTGACCGTCGGAGATACGGTTCGCATGTATTACGGAGCCGCGGACGAAGCCATGGCGATGGCCGACATTCCGCTGAAGGATATATTCGACACGTTGGATTGA
- a CDS encoding DUF2524 domain-containing protein, giving the protein MLDQLESDYDCSRAGEDLHRLRQELERVDAANAGDASPETAEERNRLENQIRFIQNKCDIR; this is encoded by the coding sequence TTGCTCGATCAATTGGAAAGCGACTACGACTGCTCCCGCGCAGGCGAGGATTTGCACCGCCTCCGGCAGGAGCTGGAACGGGTCGATGCGGCGAACGCCGGCGACGCCTCGCCCGAAACGGCGGAGGAGCGGAACCGGCTTGAAAACCAGATCCGGTTTATTCAAAACAAGTGCGACATCCGCTAA
- a CDS encoding HAMP domain-containing sensor histidine kinase codes for MDRRMKPKKLTSMLSYWTIRYIVILFAGFTVIALCSLYWMRETTTDSRLKTAGLLGQEVADRVVSADGELAIPPHMDKLLDSRLRYFNFKGELCLFVTDKDGNLLYSKPETSEQDMKKRMTSDLKDSKEPGTKAVTTPIPGGGEEEIGQVTLLMNKKSLGASPNELALVAVLLATLILSGWLTIYLLSRKLSLPIRRVAEGARLIRGGQYDVRLEVETKEREIHELVDSFKDMAGRLKQLEEWRALSLAGVTHELKTPVTSIKGLLMAVRDEVVSPEEGKEFLDIALRESGRLERMVADLLDYNALSAGSVEVASERLDLRALLSEIIYQWELTHKRQNAAIAADWPDAPVYAAGDALRIQQILTNLLNNALQAASPERPLQIRIRLAETENRALVEVADNGTGIAPEDRPHIFERFYRGTRKKLQTRGLGLGLTYSQLLARAQGGELALTDSSPEGSVFALTLPALRADQGGKSNSARFADLGGASNFAR; via the coding sequence TTGGATCGGAGAATGAAACCGAAAAAGCTGACGTCGATGCTCTCCTACTGGACGATCCGGTACATCGTCATTTTGTTCGCCGGCTTTACCGTCATCGCGCTCTGCTCCTTGTACTGGATGCGGGAAACGACGACGGACAGCCGGCTCAAGACGGCGGGACTGCTTGGCCAGGAAGTCGCCGACCGGGTCGTCTCCGCGGACGGGGAGCTCGCCATTCCGCCGCACATGGACAAACTGCTGGACAGCCGGCTCCGCTATTTCAATTTCAAGGGCGAGCTGTGCCTGTTCGTTACCGATAAAGACGGCAACCTGCTTTATTCCAAGCCGGAAACCAGCGAGCAGGACATGAAAAAAAGGATGACCTCCGATTTGAAAGACTCGAAGGAGCCCGGGACGAAGGCGGTCACGACGCCGATCCCCGGGGGCGGGGAGGAAGAAATCGGCCAGGTGACGCTGCTGATGAACAAAAAATCCCTCGGCGCCAGCCCCAACGAACTGGCGCTCGTCGCCGTGCTGCTGGCGACCCTGATCCTCTCGGGGTGGCTTACGATCTACCTGCTGTCGCGCAAGCTGTCCTTGCCGATCCGGCGCGTCGCGGAAGGCGCCCGGCTCATTCGCGGCGGCCAGTATGACGTTCGCCTGGAAGTGGAGACGAAAGAACGGGAAATTCACGAGCTCGTCGATTCCTTCAAGGACATGGCCGGCCGTTTGAAGCAGCTCGAAGAATGGCGGGCGCTTTCGCTCGCCGGCGTGACGCATGAGCTGAAAACGCCCGTTACCTCGATCAAAGGGCTGCTGATGGCGGTGCGGGACGAGGTCGTCTCGCCGGAGGAGGGAAAGGAGTTTCTCGATATCGCCCTGCGGGAATCGGGACGACTCGAGCGGATGGTCGCCGACCTGCTCGACTATAACGCCTTGTCCGCCGGAAGCGTCGAGGTGGCCAGCGAGCGGCTCGACCTGCGCGCGCTCCTGTCGGAAATCATCTACCAATGGGAACTGACGCATAAGCGGCAAAATGCGGCGATCGCGGCGGATTGGCCCGACGCTCCCGTTTACGCCGCCGGCGACGCGCTCCGCATCCAGCAAATTTTGACCAATTTGCTGAATAATGCGCTGCAAGCCGCAAGTCCGGAGCGTCCTTTGCAAATCCGGATCCGGTTGGCCGAAACGGAAAACCGCGCCCTCGTCGAGGTCGCGGACAACGGCACCGGCATCGCCCCCGAGGATCGGCCGCATATATTCGAACGGTTTTACCGGGGAACCCGGAAAAAGCTGCAAACGCGCGGCCTCGGTCTCGGGCTGACGTACAGCCAGCTGCTGGCGCGGGCTCAAGGCGGGGAATTGGCGCTGACGGACAGTTCGCCGGAAGGCTCGGTGTTCGCGCTTACGCTCCCGGCGCTTCGCGCGGACCAGGGCGGGAAGTCAAACTCCGCGCGTTTCGCGGACTTGGGCGGCGCGTCAAACTTCGCGCGTTAA
- a CDS encoding response regulator transcription factor has protein sequence MKSILVVEDEEAISLVLAAYLKKAGFRVTRTADGNEAVRLFEAGDFSLVLLDIMLPGMDGWELLKLIREKSACPVIMLTARDRIQDRLGGLNGGADDYMTKPFVPEEVVARVRAVLRRRPHWTDGESKRYFGNLLIDYASRSVYLNAAEVPLTPRDLSLLLFLAESPNRILTREQLIEQVWGMDYDGSDRAVDLSIKRLRQSLSHWSADAGEIRTLRGTGYQFWIGE, from the coding sequence ATGAAGTCGATTTTGGTCGTGGAGGACGAAGAAGCGATCTCGCTCGTTCTGGCCGCCTACTTGAAAAAGGCGGGGTTCCGGGTCACCCGGACCGCGGACGGAAACGAAGCCGTCCGGCTGTTCGAGGCGGGCGATTTTTCACTCGTGCTGCTGGACATTATGCTCCCCGGAATGGACGGATGGGAGCTGCTGAAACTGATTCGGGAAAAAAGCGCCTGCCCGGTCATTATGCTGACCGCCCGCGACCGCATCCAGGATCGGCTCGGCGGGCTGAACGGAGGCGCCGACGACTACATGACCAAGCCGTTCGTGCCGGAGGAGGTCGTCGCCCGCGTCCGCGCCGTGCTGCGCAGGCGGCCGCATTGGACCGACGGGGAGAGCAAGCGCTACTTCGGCAATTTGCTGATCGACTACGCGTCCAGAAGCGTATATTTGAACGCCGCCGAGGTTCCGCTGACCCCCCGCGATTTGTCGCTGCTGCTGTTTTTGGCCGAATCCCCCAACCGCATTTTAACGAGAGAGCAGCTCATCGAACAAGTATGGGGAATGGATTACGACGGAAGCGACCGGGCGGTCGACCTGTCGATCAAACGGCTGCGCCAATCGCTGTCGCACTGGTCGGCCGATGCCGGCGAAATCCGCACGCTGAGAGGAACGGGGTATCAATTTTGGATCGGAGAATGA
- a CDS encoding YceI family protein, which produces MQRKAKIWIVAGVAAVAVLGTGAYALTNDYLGNNIEIEQVIPAGAAPAQTAAASAGSPAEASGSPSAAAGTVATGEQLNGEWSLTDASKVYFSVTTSRETVNFVNDVVGGSWTLNVDDLSQTAGSGQIDMASVDSGNGQRDGHVKGADYFNVEEFPEATFAATSFEGLPAEWTEGTAYDFNMTGTLSVRGIEKEVAFASKTVYQGGQLLLSGTTTVTFADFGMENPHNVVLDTENEIAVQLELVLDKA; this is translated from the coding sequence GTGCAAAGAAAAGCGAAAATTTGGATCGTTGCGGGCGTAGCCGCCGTTGCCGTTCTCGGAACGGGCGCTTACGCGCTGACGAACGACTATTTGGGCAACAACATCGAAATCGAACAGGTCATTCCGGCGGGCGCCGCGCCCGCGCAGACCGCGGCGGCAAGCGCCGGAAGCCCGGCGGAAGCGTCAGGTTCGCCCTCGGCAGCTGCGGGAACGGTCGCGACCGGAGAGCAGCTGAACGGGGAATGGAGCTTGACCGACGCGTCCAAAGTTTACTTTTCCGTCACGACGTCCAGGGAAACGGTCAACTTTGTCAATGACGTCGTCGGGGGCAGTTGGACGCTGAACGTGGACGACCTGTCGCAAACGGCGGGAAGCGGGCAAATCGACATGGCTTCCGTCGATTCCGGCAACGGCCAGCGGGACGGTCACGTGAAGGGGGCCGACTATTTCAACGTCGAAGAGTTCCCGGAGGCAACGTTTGCCGCGACGTCGTTCGAAGGCTTGCCGGCCGAGTGGACGGAGGGGACGGCGTACGACTTCAACATGACGGGCACGCTGAGCGTCCGCGGCATCGAGAAGGAAGTCGCATTCGCGAGCAAAACCGTTTACCAGGGAGGGCAGCTGCTTCTGTCGGGCACGACGACGGTCACGTTCGCCGATTTCGGCATGGAGAACCCGCACAACGTCGTGTTGGACACCGAGAACGAGATCGCCGTGCAGCTTGAGCTGGTGCTGGATAAGGCGTAA
- a CDS encoding NAD-dependent epimerase/dehydratase family protein yields MNVLITGGCGFIGSFAAERFHKEGHRVTIIDNLSTGQRSNVNVPHKWYGLHVEDRKCDEIFESVRPDVVLHLAAQVDVAQSIHLPQSDTQANIMGLVNMLECSRRHGVKKFIFASSAAVYGNNEEVPLREETPGDPQSPYGINKQLGEYYCEKWRELYGLQTLVFRFANVYGPRQGIAGEGGVVSIFMQRLLRGEELAIYGGQTRDFVYVEDVVDGLYRGAESELTGVYNLSGCRETSLNELVESLKGFSDVSGVRYEASREGDIYRSCLDNAKVKRQLDWVPLYSLDEGLRRTYEWFKAERARQAEARPARAKREFALGGRFKRVRPYAENALAFCAVLALSLNDPGWLAQTLVDFKLVYIILLGVLYGSKQSIISAVLASGLYFFEHLQNGRDWVSLLYDPEVLFMLAIYLFFGLLVGFVSDRHRREAAEMRNDLQAERERYDFLNAVYKDTRLVKDELQRQLVGSKDSIGRIYSIVKKLETLEPEQIVTSSVDVLEHLLESRRISIYSVNGTNFLRLMIKSGGSSFLLPKTIRLSEHPWYAEVIGGKSVRVNRSLESGAPVIAAPIVHDGTVVAIVSVHDTEFERLTLGFENLFKVSVEMISDSLARAFQFVGATRSERYVDDTPVLQEASFNQVLESKTAAKRLHNADFVLLEVKADLGNLKRVADRIAETLRDSDYLGLIRDRLVLLLSNSNSEEAGFVMNRLANKGIETKLMSEEEAYV; encoded by the coding sequence ATGAACGTATTGATTACCGGAGGCTGCGGGTTTATCGGCTCGTTTGCCGCGGAAAGGTTTCATAAGGAGGGGCATCGCGTCACGATCATCGACAATTTGTCCACCGGACAAAGGAGCAACGTGAACGTTCCGCACAAGTGGTACGGGCTTCACGTCGAGGATCGCAAATGCGACGAAATATTCGAAAGCGTCCGTCCCGACGTCGTCCTGCATCTGGCCGCGCAGGTCGACGTTGCCCAGTCCATCCATCTCCCTCAGTCCGATACGCAGGCGAACATTATGGGCCTCGTCAACATGCTGGAATGCTCCCGCAGGCACGGCGTAAAGAAGTTTATTTTCGCCTCCTCCGCCGCCGTCTACGGGAACAACGAAGAGGTGCCGCTGCGGGAGGAGACGCCGGGCGATCCGCAGTCGCCTTACGGCATCAACAAACAATTGGGCGAGTATTACTGCGAGAAATGGCGCGAGCTTTACGGGCTTCAGACGCTGGTGTTCCGATTCGCCAACGTATATGGCCCGAGGCAAGGAATCGCCGGAGAGGGCGGCGTCGTTTCGATCTTTATGCAGCGGCTGCTTCGGGGAGAGGAGCTCGCCATTTACGGCGGCCAAACGCGGGATTTCGTTTACGTCGAGGATGTCGTGGACGGGCTGTACCGGGGAGCGGAAAGCGAGCTGACCGGCGTTTACAATTTGTCCGGCTGCCGGGAAACGAGCCTGAACGAGCTGGTCGAAAGCTTGAAGGGCTTCTCCGACGTTTCCGGCGTTCGCTACGAAGCGTCCCGGGAAGGCGATATTTACCGCTCGTGCCTCGACAACGCGAAGGTGAAGAGGCAGCTTGATTGGGTGCCGCTGTATTCGCTGGACGAAGGGCTTCGCCGCACGTACGAATGGTTCAAGGCCGAGCGGGCCAGGCAGGCCGAAGCCCGACCCGCCCGGGCGAAACGCGAGTTCGCCCTGGGCGGCAGGTTCAAGCGCGTGCGCCCCTACGCGGAAAACGCGCTCGCCTTTTGCGCGGTGCTGGCGCTCTCGCTAAACGATCCGGGCTGGCTCGCGCAGACGCTCGTCGATTTTAAGCTCGTTTACATTATTTTGCTCGGCGTGCTTTACGGAAGCAAGCAGTCGATCATTTCGGCCGTTCTGGCTTCGGGCCTTTATTTCTTCGAACATTTGCAAAACGGCCGGGACTGGGTTTCGCTGCTGTACGACCCCGAAGTGCTGTTCATGCTGGCGATTTATTTGTTTTTCGGCCTGCTTGTCGGATTCGTTTCGGACAGGCACCGGAGAGAAGCGGCGGAAATGCGGAACGATCTTCAGGCGGAACGCGAAAGATACGATTTTCTGAACGCGGTTTACAAGGATACCCGGCTGGTCAAGGACGAGCTCCAGCGCCAATTGGTCGGCAGCAAGGACAGCATCGGCCGGATTTACAGCATCGTCAAGAAGCTGGAAACGCTCGAGCCGGAGCAAATCGTCACCTCGTCGGTCGACGTGCTCGAGCATTTGCTCGAGTCCAGGCGCATTTCGATTTACTCCGTGAACGGCACGAACTTTTTGCGTCTGATGATCAAATCGGGCGGCAGCTCGTTTTTGCTGCCGAAAACGATTCGGCTTTCCGAGCATCCGTGGTACGCGGAAGTGATCGGCGGCAAGTCGGTGCGCGTGAACCGCTCCCTGGAAAGCGGCGCTCCCGTCATCGCCGCGCCGATCGTTCACGACGGCACGGTCGTGGCGATCGTATCCGTTCACGACACGGAGTTCGAGCGGCTGACGCTGGGCTTCGAGAACTTGTTCAAGGTGAGCGTGGAGATGATTTCCGACTCGCTCGCCCGCGCGTTCCAGTTCGTGGGAGCGACCCGAAGCGAGCGGTACGTGGACGATACGCCGGTGCTTCAGGAAGCGTCGTTCAACCAGGTGCTGGAAAGCAAGACGGCCGCCAAGCGGCTGCATAACGCCGACTTCGTGCTGCTCGAGGTCAAGGCCGATCTCGGCAATTTGAAACGGGTCGCCGACCGCATCGCCGAGACGCTCAGGGATTCCGACTATCTCGGCTTGATCCGCGACCGCCTTGTTCTTTTGCTGAGCAACTCGAACTCGGAGGAAGCGGGCTTCGTCATGAACAGGCTTGCGAACAAAGGCATCGAAACGAAGCTGATGAGCGAGGAAGAAGCGTATGTTTGA
- a CDS encoding DUF2194 domain-containing protein, whose amino-acid sequence MKRSFKLGKQIYMILVFVLLLGIGLQVTRSEALLRIGGKNEASAMLSGASGGSVLSREEIEGLGEPRYLIIFDAADNYSVRVKDNVERTLRYMKKSFETKPVETVKETDASGRQAIVTFPQLDLIPDNAWLETYVEEGGSLLFASVLEPDNTFYRIYRKLGVLEAGYQANVKGITVGRGVLLNEDAQTFGGSIIENTAMQVRLDKESIVSAESSEKVPILWERSYGLGKFVVFNGTMLQEKTSRGFIAAGIGLMTPDFVYPVLNAKLLYIDDFPAPFNPPSDPAVVASLRDQYGRTYSRFIKDIWWPDMIRAAAEYDYKYTGAVIQTYEATMRPPFDDNAEDSLSNLIMYGRDILKQGGEIGIHGYNHQSLTMNAGVSRAFGYKTWASEADMADSVRSVYAFIRGAFPEYGVHAYVPPSNVLGPEGRNALVQAWPELRAISSVYGEDLEGNAYVQEFEIAPDGVAELPRVTSGFINDEFERWALMNAAAALGVISHFVHPDDVISADRNPGKTWEELYEDFTAFLGFAGGQYDWLRPLTATEAANELSRQTNADPHFRHTEKGIEGYINGFSGGELYFVVRTGKKVTELKHAEVTRIGDFAYLVKATGAQFTIGLE is encoded by the coding sequence ATGAAGAGATCGTTCAAGCTGGGCAAGCAAATTTATATGATTCTCGTTTTCGTGTTGCTGCTGGGCATAGGTTTGCAGGTGACCCGATCGGAAGCGCTGCTTCGCATAGGCGGAAAAAACGAAGCGTCCGCCATGCTCTCCGGCGCTTCCGGCGGGTCCGTCTTGTCGCGGGAAGAGATCGAGGGGCTCGGAGAGCCGCGTTACCTGATTATTTTCGACGCGGCCGACAACTACAGCGTACGGGTGAAAGACAACGTCGAGCGGACGCTTCGATATATGAAGAAATCGTTCGAAACGAAGCCCGTCGAAACGGTCAAGGAGACGGACGCTTCCGGCAGGCAGGCGATCGTCACGTTTCCGCAGCTGGATCTCATTCCCGACAACGCCTGGCTCGAAACCTATGTGGAAGAAGGCGGGAGCCTGCTGTTTGCCTCCGTGCTGGAGCCGGACAACACGTTTTATCGCATCTACCGGAAGCTCGGCGTGCTGGAAGCCGGGTATCAGGCGAACGTCAAGGGGATTACGGTGGGCAGGGGCGTTTTGCTCAACGAAGACGCCCAAACGTTCGGCGGATCGATCATTGAAAATACGGCGATGCAGGTGCGGCTGGACAAAGAGTCGATCGTAAGCGCCGAATCGTCGGAAAAAGTGCCCATTTTGTGGGAGCGGAGCTACGGTCTCGGGAAATTCGTCGTCTTCAACGGCACGATGCTGCAGGAAAAAACGAGCCGCGGCTTCATCGCCGCGGGCATCGGCCTCATGACGCCCGATTTCGTTTATCCGGTTTTGAACGCGAAGCTCCTGTATATCGACGATTTTCCCGCTCCGTTCAATCCGCCGTCCGACCCCGCGGTCGTCGCGTCGCTTCGCGACCAGTACGGGCGGACGTATTCCCGGTTCATCAAGGACATCTGGTGGCCGGATATGATCCGCGCGGCCGCCGAGTACGACTATAAATACACGGGCGCCGTCATTCAGACGTACGAGGCGACGATGCGGCCGCCGTTCGACGACAATGCCGAAGATTCGTTGTCCAATCTTATCATGTACGGGCGGGACATCCTCAAGCAGGGCGGGGAAATCGGCATTCACGGTTACAATCACCAATCGCTGACGATGAATGCGGGCGTAAGCCGCGCGTTCGGCTACAAAACATGGGCTTCGGAGGCCGACATGGCCGATTCGGTCCGCAGCGTTTATGCGTTTATCCGCGGCGCCTTTCCGGAATACGGCGTGCATGCGTACGTGCCTCCATCCAACGTGCTCGGACCGGAGGGGCGGAACGCGCTCGTCCAGGCGTGGCCCGAGCTGCGAGCGATCTCGTCGGTCTACGGAGAGGATCTGGAAGGGAACGCGTACGTCCAGGAATTCGAAATCGCGCCGGACGGCGTGGCGGAGCTGCCGCGCGTCACCTCCGGATTCATCAACGACGAATTCGAGCGCTGGGCGTTAATGAACGCCGCCGCCGCGCTCGGCGTCATTTCGCACTTCGTGCACCCGGACGACGTCATTTCCGCCGACCGCAATCCGGGAAAGACGTGGGAAGAGCTGTATGAGGATTTCACGGCGTTTCTCGGGTTTGCCGGCGGGCAGTACGATTGGCTTCGCCCGCTTACCGCGACGGAGGCGGCGAACGAGCTGAGCCGCCAAACGAACGCCGACCCGCATTTCCGGCATACGGAGAAAGGCATCGAAGGCTATATCAACGGCTTTTCCGGCGGGGAGCTATATTTTGTCGTTCGCACCGGCAAAAAGGTGACGGAACTGAAACATGCCGAGGTAACGCGTATTGGCGATTTCGCCTATCTCGTGAAAGCGACCGGCGCCCAATTTACCATTGGATTGGAATGA